A window from Kovacikia minuta CCNUW1 encodes these proteins:
- a CDS encoding 3-hydroxyacyl-CoA dehydrogenase, with product MHKPFRTAAVLGAGVMGTQIAAHLANAGLTVHLLDLPAQKGDKNSLVEAAFKKALKQSPPIFFTEKTAHRITLGNFEQHFDRVAHVDWVIEAIVENLDTKQQLMQRLEETVRGDAIISTNTSGLPIHAIAQGRSESFRKRFLGTHFFNPPRYLKLLELIPTPDTDPQVLERMQWFGSLYLGKGIVVAKDTPNFIANRIGMYVTMLGLQAWTEWGYTIEEVDTLTGTIVGHPKSATFRTVDLVGLDTLMYVAKNLYPAIPEDESREVFGVPEVLYKLVTSGALGAKTGQGFYKKQKGEILSLNLETFNYEAAKPLNLGEVEAISKLPDLGDRLKALYKDSGRAGEFFRKTTLDILGYSARRIPEIADNPAAIDRAMRWGFGWELGPFELWDLLGFKTVLADMKAAHIPVPEWVETVHQNGEMGFYSGNGRGNHRAETPFAPTVGEIDLAVAQS from the coding sequence ATGCACAAACCATTCCGAACTGCCGCTGTTTTAGGTGCTGGAGTAATGGGAACCCAAATTGCTGCCCACCTCGCCAACGCAGGATTGACCGTGCATTTGTTGGATCTTCCGGCTCAAAAGGGCGACAAAAATTCTTTGGTAGAGGCTGCGTTCAAAAAAGCGCTGAAGCAATCCCCACCGATTTTTTTCACTGAAAAAACTGCCCATCGGATTACGCTTGGCAATTTTGAGCAGCATTTCGATCGGGTTGCCCATGTGGATTGGGTGATTGAAGCAATTGTGGAAAATTTGGACACCAAACAACAGTTGATGCAGCGGTTGGAAGAGACGGTTCGGGGTGATGCCATTATTTCCACAAATACCAGTGGATTACCGATTCACGCGATCGCCCAGGGACGTTCCGAGTCATTTCGCAAACGGTTTTTAGGTACCCATTTCTTCAATCCACCCCGCTATCTCAAACTGTTAGAACTCATTCCTACACCCGATACCGATCCGCAGGTTTTAGAACGAATGCAGTGGTTTGGGAGCCTGTATTTAGGCAAAGGAATTGTGGTTGCGAAGGATACTCCCAACTTCATCGCCAACCGGATTGGCATGTATGTGACGATGTTGGGGCTGCAAGCATGGACTGAGTGGGGCTACACCATTGAGGAGGTTGATACACTAACGGGAACGATCGTCGGTCATCCGAAGTCGGCGACGTTCCGAACCGTAGACCTGGTGGGTCTGGACACCCTCATGTATGTGGCAAAAAACCTTTATCCAGCCATTCCTGAGGACGAGAGCCGGGAGGTTTTTGGGGTTCCCGAAGTCCTCTACAAACTGGTGACTAGCGGCGCGTTGGGTGCCAAAACAGGTCAGGGATTTTACAAGAAACAAAAGGGCGAAATTCTTTCTCTCAATCTTGAAACGTTTAATTATGAAGCGGCTAAACCCCTGAATCTGGGAGAGGTTGAGGCAATTAGCAAACTGCCTGATTTGGGCGATCGGCTGAAGGCACTCTACAAGGATTCTGGTCGTGCTGGAGAATTTTTCCGTAAAACGACCTTAGATATTTTGGGTTACAGTGCCCGTCGCATTCCTGAGATTGCAGATAACCCTGCCGCGATCGATCGGGCAATGCGATGGGGATTTGGTTGGGAATTGGGACCCTTTGAACTATGGGATTTGCTGGGATTTAAGACGGTTCTGGCGGATATGAAAGCCGCCCACATCCCAGTACCAGAATGGGTAGAAACCGTGCACCAGAATGGTGAAATGGGTTTCTACTCAGGAAACGGTAGGGGCAACCATAGGGCTGAAACGCCCTTTGCCCCTACTGTAGGTGAAATTGATCTGGCTGTTGCTCAAAGCTGA
- a CDS encoding enoyl-CoA hydratase/isomerase family protein → MKLIWLLLKAEPQYPIWQNSEAALLNLGDGVVLYEFRSKGNTLSLKVVEGFARVLDLLETQNFKGMVIGNSSAHFSGGANLAEMGMMAQTGDFNAITNLIIQFQSLLQRIHYFPKPIVAAVQGRALGGGCELVMACPNVVAAAETYIGLVELGVGLIPGAGGIMRMVKRVAERSMTETPNLIQPFLRTTFETIATAKVSSSAYEARDLGFLPPTARIIMDGDHRLAVAKAEVLHLDRIGYIPPPVGSAVMVLGRPARAMLEHAAYIFQQGGYASDYDRYLAGRLAYVMTGGELTAPSLVHEEYLLQLERESFIPLLSQPKTQERIAHMLKMKKPLRN, encoded by the coding sequence GTGAAATTGATCTGGCTGTTGCTCAAAGCTGAGCCGCAATACCCCATCTGGCAGAACTCCGAAGCAGCACTCCTCAATTTGGGCGATGGTGTGGTTTTGTATGAGTTTCGCTCTAAGGGGAATACCCTCAGCCTGAAGGTGGTCGAGGGCTTTGCAAGGGTGCTGGATTTGTTGGAAACCCAAAACTTTAAGGGAATGGTGATTGGCAATAGCAGTGCCCATTTTTCGGGTGGGGCAAACCTGGCTGAAATGGGAATGATGGCGCAGACGGGTGATTTCAATGCAATTACCAATTTAATCATTCAGTTTCAATCCCTGTTGCAGCGCATTCACTACTTCCCTAAACCGATCGTGGCTGCGGTTCAGGGACGGGCACTGGGGGGTGGATGTGAGTTAGTTATGGCCTGTCCAAATGTGGTTGCTGCCGCAGAAACCTATATTGGTCTGGTGGAGCTGGGCGTCGGGTTGATTCCTGGTGCTGGCGGCATCATGCGCATGGTGAAACGGGTGGCTGAGCGATCGATGACCGAAACTCCCAACCTGATTCAGCCATTCCTGAGAACTACGTTTGAAACCATTGCTACCGCAAAAGTATCCAGTAGTGCCTATGAAGCCAGGGATCTGGGCTTCCTTCCACCCACGGCGCGGATCATCATGGATGGTGATCATCGGTTAGCCGTTGCTAAAGCGGAAGTGCTGCATCTCGATCGCATCGGCTACATTCCACCTCCCGTCGGCAGTGCGGTCATGGTGCTGGGCCGTCCCGCCAGAGCCATGCTGGAACACGCCGCTTATATTTTTCAACAAGGCGGTTATGCCAGTGACTACGATCGCTACCTTGCAGGTCGTCTGGCATACGTGATGACCGGCGGCGAATTAACCGCGCCTTCCCTGGTTCATGAAGAATATCTGCTGCAACTGGAACGGGAATCATTTATTCCCCTCCTGAGCCAACCCAAAACCCAAGAGCGGATTGCTCACATGCTCAAGATGAAGAAGCCGCTGCGGAATTGA
- a CDS encoding thiolase family protein, with protein MKNAYIVSSVRTAVGKAPRGTLRNMRPDDTGAIVVKAAIDRVKGLEPDQIDDIIMGCAFPEAEQGFNVGRVIAQRAGLPDTVAGCTVNRFCASGLQTIAMATQAIMTGQAEVIVAGGAESMSLIPMGGHVLSPNPDLIAETPKAYCTMGLTAENVAQQYQVSREDQDAFALRSHQRALAAIQAGRFEAEIVPITVRETLYIDGKPQTSEMVFRVDEGPRADTSLEALAKLSAAFRIGGSVTAGNSSQTSDGAAATIVMGERMVNELGVQPMGRLLGYAVAGVPPEIMGIGPVAAIPKVLQQVGLKLEDIGLIELNEAFAAQSLAVIRKLELNQDIVNVNGGAIALGHPLGMTGAKLVATILHEMKRRGIRYGLVTMCVGGGMGAAGVVENLML; from the coding sequence ATGAAAAACGCCTACATCGTTAGCAGTGTTCGAACAGCGGTTGGCAAAGCCCCACGGGGGACGCTTCGTAATATGCGTCCCGATGATACGGGTGCGATCGTGGTCAAGGCGGCGATCGACCGGGTAAAAGGGCTAGAGCCGGATCAAATTGATGACATCATTATGGGTTGTGCCTTCCCGGAAGCGGAACAGGGCTTTAACGTGGGACGGGTGATTGCTCAACGGGCAGGGCTGCCGGATACGGTAGCGGGTTGCACCGTCAACCGCTTCTGTGCGTCTGGACTTCAGACGATCGCCATGGCAACCCAGGCAATTATGACTGGACAGGCGGAGGTGATCGTGGCGGGAGGAGCGGAATCCATGAGTTTGATTCCGATGGGAGGGCATGTGCTGTCTCCCAATCCAGACCTGATTGCAGAAACACCCAAAGCCTACTGCACGATGGGGTTGACTGCGGAAAATGTGGCGCAACAATACCAGGTTTCCCGCGAGGATCAGGATGCATTTGCGTTGCGATCTCACCAGCGGGCGCTGGCAGCGATCCAGGCGGGGCGTTTTGAGGCGGAAATTGTCCCGATTACGGTACGCGAAACACTCTACATTGATGGCAAGCCCCAGACATCGGAAATGGTCTTTCGGGTAGATGAGGGGCCTCGTGCGGATACCAGCCTGGAAGCGCTGGCAAAACTATCTGCTGCGTTTCGGATTGGGGGGTCTGTCACCGCGGGCAACTCTTCCCAAACCTCGGATGGTGCAGCGGCAACGATCGTCATGGGTGAACGAATGGTCAATGAATTGGGGGTGCAACCCATGGGGCGGTTGTTGGGCTATGCCGTGGCTGGAGTCCCTCCCGAAATCATGGGAATTGGTCCTGTCGCAGCGATTCCTAAGGTGCTTCAGCAGGTGGGCTTGAAGCTGGAAGATATTGGGTTGATTGAACTGAATGAAGCGTTTGCTGCCCAATCTCTGGCAGTGATTCGCAAGCTGGAGTTGAATCAGGACATTGTGAATGTGAACGGAGGGGCGATCGCCCTGGGCCATCCATTGGGGATGACGGGTGCAAAACTCGTTGCGACAATTCTGCATGAAATGAAGCGGCGCGGGATTCGCTATGGATTAGTGACGATGTGTGTGGGAGGGGGAATGGGTGCTGCGGGGGTGGTTGAAAATTTGATGCTTTAG